One window of Triticum dicoccoides isolate Atlit2015 ecotype Zavitan chromosome 5A, WEW_v2.0, whole genome shotgun sequence genomic DNA carries:
- the LOC119297889 gene encoding RING-H2 finger protein ATL74-like, whose product MPRHLLQQSVDRLTAMAEPPAAAMAGGATSAHTNTVLIVIAVLCFLLCVVGLAMVARCSMLCNPSAFSVDGPAAKAPCGGLEKTALQSLPTVSWRPGQREVDEEEGERPECAICLAEFARGDEVRVLPHCGHGFHAACVDVWLLSSSTCPSCRRALVVVSPAPPTTHPPARAATCCAATGAGSGSCRSSSAP is encoded by the coding sequence ATGCCGCGCCACCTGCTGCAGCAGTCCGTCGACCGCCTCACCGCGATGGCCGAGCCTCCGGCGGCCGCCATGGCCGGGGGTGCGACGAGCGCGCACACCAACACGGTCCTGATCGTGATCGCGGTGCTCTGCTTCCTGCTGTGCGTGGTCGGGCTGGCCATGGTCGCTCGCTGCTCCATGCTCTGCAACCCCTCCGCCTTCTCCGTCGACGGGCCGGCGGCCAAGGCGCCGTGCGGTGGCCTCGAGAAGACCGCGCTGCAGTCGCTGCCGACCGTGTCGTGGCGACCGGGACAGAGGGAGGTggacgaggaggagggggagcggccggAGTGCGCCATCTGCCTGGCGGAGTTCGCGCGCGGCGACGAGGTGCGCGTGCTCCCGCACTGCGGCCACGGCTTCCACGCCGCCTGCGTCGACGTGTGGCTCCTCTCCAGCTCCACCTGCCCGTCCTGCCGCCGCGCCCTCGTCGTGGTGTCGCCGGCGCCGCCAACCACCCATCCTCCCGCGCGCGCGGCGACGTGCTGTGCGGCCACCGGCGCCGGCTCTGGCAGTTGCCGGTCATCATCGGCACCGTAG
- the LOC119297888 gene encoding RING-H2 finger protein ATL80-like has protein sequence MPRHLLQQLVDRLAAMAAAPAVVAGGATSVHTDTLLILAAVLCFVLCVVGLGMVVRCSRMCNPSAFSVDAPGAMAKSPCKGMKKKALESLPTVSWQPEPRKVDEERPECAICLAEFTRGDEVRVLPHCGHGFHAACVDVWLLSSSTCPSCRRALVVAAAQSPAATESPPPQTCRERADVVAAAQASAAGTVADESGVRTRRFHL, from the coding sequence ATGCCGCGCCACCTGCTGCAGCAGCTCGTCGACCGCCTGGCCGCGATGGCCGCCGCGCCGGCCGTGGTGGCCGGCGGTGCGACGAGCGTGCACACGGACACGCTGCTCATCCTGGCGGCGGTGCTCTGTTTCGTGCTCTGCGTGGTCGGGCTGGGCATGGTCGTGCGCTGCTCCCGCATGTGCAACCCCTCCGCCTTCTCCGTCGACGCGCCGGGTGCAATGGCCAAGTCGCCGTGCAAGGGGATGAAGAAGAAGGCGCTGGAGTCGCTGCCCACCGTGTCGTGGCAGCCGGAGCCGAGGAAGGTGGACGAGGAGCGGCCGGAATGCGCCATCTGCCTGGCGGAGTTCACGCGCGGCGACGAGGTGCGCGTGCTCCCGCACTGCGGACATGGCTTCCACGCCGCCTGCGTCGACGTGTGGCTCCTCTCCAGCTCCACCTGCCCGTCCTGCCGCCGCGCCCTCGTCGTCGCGGCCGCCCAATCGCCGGCAGCCACTGAGTCTCCCCCTCCCCAGACGTGCCGTGAGCGTGCCGACGTAGTCGCGGCTGCGCAGGCCTCGGCCGCCGGCACAGTGGCCGACGAGTCCGGAGTCCGGACGAGGCGCTTCCACCTCTGA